In one Thunnus maccoyii chromosome 12, fThuMac1.1, whole genome shotgun sequence genomic region, the following are encoded:
- the LOC121909194 gene encoding C-C motif chemokine 20-like: MPSVKVLVMLFGICLLAINTSAMKHGCCTKYMTGRLPFVKIKGYSVQTVNEMCPINAIIFHTNMGKACTNPSLDWVMKYIDRLRIKAQRVHMNTA, from the exons ATGCCGTCAGTCAAAGTTCTGGTGATGCTCTTCGGCATTTGTCTGCTGGCCATAAACACATCTGCAA TGAAACATGGATGCTGTACAAAATACATGACTGGCAGATTACCATTTGTTAAAATCAAGGGGTACTCAGTCCAGACTGTGAACGAGATGTGTCCTATCAATGCCATCAT TTTCCACACAAATATGGGTAAAGCGTGCACCAATCCGTCTTTGGACTGGGTGATGAAGTATATCGACCGTCTAAG GATCAAAGCACAAAGGGTTCATATGAACACTGCATAG